A window from Bacillota bacterium encodes these proteins:
- a CDS encoding DNA alkylation repair protein, whose protein sequence is MDLTSQVKAELAKYTNPERAKHSIRYFQAQPGGYGEGDQFLGISVPDQQKVARKYYRKISLAEAEELLQSPIHEHRLTALTILNYKFEKATPVEQEEIVQLYLRNIPYVNNWDLVDTSAYKILGAYLYPRQDRSLLYELARSENMWAQRIAIIATFYFIRQNHFHDALQISTMLLDHPHDLIHKAVGWMLREIGKRDFQTEFDFLKTHYKRMPRVMLNYAIERFDPELKGQFRKQLI, encoded by the coding sequence ATGGACCTGACAAGCCAAGTGAAAGCGGAACTAGCAAAGTACACCAACCCTGAAAGAGCCAAGCATTCCATACGCTATTTCCAAGCCCAGCCCGGCGGTTACGGGGAAGGGGACCAGTTCCTCGGGATCTCGGTTCCAGACCAACAGAAAGTGGCTCGGAAATACTATCGGAAAATCTCCCTGGCCGAGGCGGAAGAGCTTCTACAAAGCCCCATCCACGAACATCGCCTTACCGCCCTCACCATATTGAACTACAAGTTCGAAAAGGCAACTCCCGTGGAACAGGAAGAAATCGTTCAGCTTTACCTGCGGAACATTCCCTATGTCAACAACTGGGACTTGGTGGACACCTCTGCATACAAAATCCTAGGGGCGTACCTTTATCCCCGCCAGGACCGAAGCCTTCTGTACGAGCTGGCCCGGTCCGAAAACATGTGGGCCCAACGGATCGCCATAATCGCCACTTTCTATTTCATTAGGCAAAACCACTTCCACGACGCCTTACAGATCTCCACTATGCTACTAGACCATCCCCATGATCTCATCCACAAGGCGGTGGGGTGGATGCTAAGGGAAATAGGCAAACGGGATTTCCAGACCGAATTTGATTTCCTCAAAACCCACTACAAAAGAATGCCCCGGGTAATGCTAAACTACGCCATCGAACGATTCGACCCAGAACTCAAAGGACAGTTTCGAAAACAACTGATTTAG
- a CDS encoding FadR family transcriptional regulator, whose translation MLKRQAKQSLYQAVADEIKRHIITQGLGPGDPLPTERELCEQMGVSRSSVREAIRILEYLGVVTVKPKEGITVSTPRLKPFLDHLQYMSEIGEYSFQDLWELRRYYEQICLELACRRATEQDFGAMEEAIATMEKAITEGKSPAESDFRFHKVLARSTGNPLLASLLELFSRFFMEEFLMSSFLHLDNTTAFDTVNEYRKILEALRRKDLQRANGVLEEHLSRIKHKYLAWTTLQQVGLQYVKQEGG comes from the coding sequence ATGCTAAAAAGACAAGCAAAGCAAAGCCTGTACCAAGCAGTGGCCGACGAGATTAAAAGACACATCATCACCCAGGGATTAGGGCCCGGGGATCCTTTGCCCACTGAGCGGGAACTGTGCGAACAGATGGGGGTAAGCCGCTCCTCGGTCCGGGAAGCCATCCGAATCCTGGAATACCTAGGAGTGGTAACGGTAAAACCCAAGGAGGGTATCACCGTCAGTACACCAAGACTAAAACCCTTCTTAGATCATCTCCAGTACATGTCAGAGATCGGGGAGTACAGCTTTCAGGACCTGTGGGAACTGCGCCGGTACTACGAACAAATCTGTCTGGAGCTAGCCTGTCGACGGGCCACGGAACAGGACTTTGGAGCTATGGAAGAAGCCATCGCGACCATGGAAAAAGCCATCACCGAGGGCAAGTCACCCGCGGAGTCCGACTTCCGGTTTCACAAGGTGTTGGCCCGATCCACCGGCAACCCCCTGCTCGCCAGCCTCTTAGAGCTTTTTAGCAGGTTCTTCATGGAAGAATTTCTCATGTCCAGTTTTCTCCACCTAGACAACACCACCGCCTTCGACACGGTAAACGAATACAGAAAAATCCTGGAAGCCCTGCGTCGAAAGGATCTACAAAGGGCCAACGGGGTTTTGGAAGAACACCTCAGCCGGATCAAGCATAAATACCTGGCGTGGACCACCCTGCAACAGGTGGGTCTCCAGTACGTGAAACAGGAGGGAGGCTAG
- a CDS encoding extracellular solute-binding protein, producing the protein MTKGWFRCIGVVILFIVLLSGAASAADLVVLFQGQAKDQFVMEEILAQYEAEYGAEVDLIFTGTSWNALYERFLILSLSGVPIDVVKLDKDWKVNGDEELLLDLRKLAAEYEVELDFNAYYPQTLEFFSLGDAVYGLPIGVFPVVLYYNEQLFAYNAVVPPATDWESERWDWDEFVAAAVKLTADLNGDGRTDQWGLGYWAWQSGASMWGKGWLGPNLELNFLEPESIAGMKRALELMLDYGAQANQAIIHGLGAGWDGFGSDRLGMNSVGAYLIPQYAANVIFDWNIGVHPKGTNPRTTSMSVDAVGIGATTQNPAQALHLLQYLAYNTDSATAVFAGLEFVPPLKELGPVWSNHQSFVYPSLHVSTILQAVNYVELDHRYLHPKAAELVAVEFPRELIEAGRLPLELALEEYARQLRRVLDRE; encoded by the coding sequence ATGACAAAGGGATGGTTTCGCTGTATTGGTGTTGTCATCCTTTTCATTGTGCTGCTATCCGGTGCAGCGTCAGCCGCGGATTTAGTGGTCCTCTTTCAGGGTCAAGCGAAGGACCAGTTTGTCATGGAGGAAATCCTCGCCCAATATGAGGCGGAGTATGGGGCTGAGGTGGACCTCATCTTTACAGGCACATCTTGGAATGCGCTTTATGAACGTTTCCTGATCCTCAGTCTTTCAGGAGTACCCATCGATGTGGTGAAGCTAGATAAGGATTGGAAAGTCAATGGCGACGAGGAACTGCTCCTAGATTTGCGCAAGTTGGCGGCAGAATACGAGGTGGAGTTAGACTTCAACGCCTATTACCCCCAGACCCTGGAGTTTTTCAGCCTCGGGGATGCCGTCTATGGTCTGCCCATCGGTGTCTTCCCGGTGGTCCTGTACTACAACGAGCAGCTTTTCGCCTACAATGCCGTCGTCCCCCCGGCCACCGACTGGGAATCGGAACGTTGGGATTGGGATGAATTTGTGGCAGCCGCCGTCAAGCTTACCGCGGACCTAAACGGCGATGGCCGCACGGATCAATGGGGCTTGGGCTACTGGGCCTGGCAATCGGGTGCTAGCATGTGGGGCAAGGGCTGGTTAGGACCCAATCTAGAGCTGAATTTCCTGGAACCGGAATCCATCGCGGGTATGAAACGGGCTTTAGAGTTGATGCTAGACTACGGTGCCCAGGCCAACCAGGCTATCATCCACGGCTTGGGTGCCGGCTGGGATGGGTTTGGCTCCGATCGACTGGGCATGAATAGCGTCGGTGCTTACCTCATTCCACAGTACGCCGCCAATGTGATCTTCGATTGGAATATTGGGGTACATCCCAAAGGTACCAATCCCCGGACCACCAGTATGTCGGTGGACGCGGTGGGAATTGGTGCCACCACCCAAAACCCCGCCCAAGCCTTGCATCTGCTGCAGTACCTGGCCTACAACACCGATTCGGCCACCGCGGTCTTTGCCGGTCTGGAGTTTGTGCCACCCCTCAAGGAGTTAGGGCCCGTCTGGAGCAACCACCAGTCTTTCGTGTATCCTTCCCTGCACGTGTCCACCATCCTGCAGGCGGTGAACTACGTAGAACTAGACCACCGGTACCTCCATCCCAAAGCCGCAGAATTGGTGGCGGTGGAGTTCCCCCGGGAGTTGATCGAAGCGGGGCGTCTGCCCCTGGAACTGGCTCTGGAGGAATACGCCCGTCAATTGCGCCGGGTACTGGATAGGGAGTGA
- a CDS encoding dihydrodipicolinate synthase family protein: MGNPHTLRGIIVPMVTPLTPSYQVDIESTQRLVEYLLGQGAHGLFVGGTMGEGPALRLEQKEVLVHTVVTQVRNRCPVIPVIAGHSNQEIIKGAIRLAQTGAGLLGIMQPYFFPRRDPDYLLNLMGELSTTLSMDLLFYHNPVLTNYPLEGDTMRRILEQDQVHALKDSSGRASLFHHLVELGKTYGVEVFQGDESQIAGGLFYGAAGAIAGISTVFPKIPLKIYQASLKEDYIAALRLQERLNRLLRQLYGEKNKHWLTATKYALQRLGVISSDISLTYPQLGPRGKYAVDRLLAEGIPAEYLPGGDRP; this comes from the coding sequence ATGGGCAATCCACACACTCTCCGGGGCATAATCGTCCCCATGGTCACCCCCTTAACCCCCAGCTACCAGGTGGATATCGAGTCCACCCAAAGGCTAGTGGAGTATCTGCTGGGGCAAGGTGCGCATGGACTTTTTGTGGGCGGAACCATGGGGGAGGGGCCCGCCTTGCGCTTAGAGCAAAAAGAAGTCCTCGTCCATACAGTGGTGACACAGGTAAGGAATCGGTGCCCGGTGATCCCAGTGATTGCCGGACACAGTAACCAGGAGATCATCAAAGGGGCAATCAGATTGGCCCAAACCGGTGCCGGTCTTTTGGGGATCATGCAACCCTATTTCTTTCCCCGCCGGGATCCGGACTACCTTCTTAACCTGATGGGAGAACTATCTACCACCCTATCCATGGATCTGTTGTTTTATCACAATCCCGTCCTCACCAATTACCCCCTGGAAGGGGACACCATGCGAAGGATCCTGGAGCAAGACCAGGTACACGCCCTAAAGGATAGCTCCGGCAGGGCAAGCCTATTTCACCACCTAGTGGAGCTAGGCAAAACCTACGGAGTAGAAGTCTTCCAGGGAGATGAGTCCCAGATTGCCGGGGGACTTTTCTACGGGGCAGCCGGTGCCATCGCCGGCATCTCCACCGTCTTTCCAAAGATACCGCTTAAGATCTATCAGGCTTCCCTCAAAGAAGACTACATCGCGGCCCTAAGGCTACAGGAACGGTTGAATCGGCTTCTTCGCCAGCTTTACGGAGAAAAGAACAAGCACTGGTTAACGGCCACCAAATACGCCCTGCAACGCCTTGGTGTCATTTCCTCGGACATCAGCTTGACCTACCCACAACTGGGTCCTAGGGGAAAATACGCGGTGGATCGGCTGCTAGCCGAAGGGATCCCCGCTGAATATCTTCCGGGAGGTGACCGACCATGA
- a CDS encoding LacI family transcriptional regulator has protein sequence MEKMVTVRDIARVSGVSPATVSRTLSGKGNVNAETRRKVIFAARQLGYSKPIPELPGDGDTWQRHVAVVFPRDRSFYQNKSSGLEVGWCFDEDVFDGIEQIARQTDYELQLIICTYDDESSQLPSSLYTDNLCGYIVVGGVMPDHVMKVLMARNLPIVTVGIAYSPDIDAVVADNLRGMKEVIGHMFEAGARRIGLLNGPKNSETSKDKLAGYYLAHGEQEVGIAEELVKHGDFSFQSGYTLALELLEEGVDGIACAYDAMALGALQAIMEKGLQVPRDILLAGYGNEISNISLSPTITTVAVPKQVMGKVAFERLIQQVTQGPCTPVRITLPTEMVPRQSTERAQARKCG, from the coding sequence ATGGAAAAGATGGTTACAGTACGGGACATAGCAAGGGTAAGTGGAGTCTCTCCGGCCACCGTATCCCGAACCCTCAGTGGCAAGGGCAATGTCAACGCGGAAACCAGGCGCAAAGTGATCTTCGCCGCCAGGCAACTGGGTTACTCTAAGCCCATTCCGGAATTGCCCGGTGACGGGGACACCTGGCAGAGGCATGTGGCGGTAGTCTTCCCCCGGGATCGTTCGTTTTACCAGAACAAAAGCTCGGGGCTAGAGGTGGGCTGGTGCTTCGATGAGGACGTCTTCGATGGCATCGAGCAGATCGCCCGCCAGACCGACTATGAGCTGCAGTTAATCATCTGCACCTATGATGATGAGAGCAGTCAGCTGCCCAGTAGCCTCTACACCGACAACCTCTGCGGGTACATCGTGGTGGGGGGAGTCATGCCCGACCACGTGATGAAGGTGCTTATGGCCCGCAATTTGCCCATCGTCACCGTGGGCATTGCCTATTCCCCGGATATCGATGCGGTGGTGGCCGACAATCTCCGGGGGATGAAGGAGGTCATTGGGCACATGTTCGAGGCGGGCGCAAGGCGCATCGGCCTTTTGAACGGCCCCAAAAACTCTGAGACCAGCAAGGATAAGCTCGCAGGATACTACCTGGCCCACGGGGAGCAGGAAGTAGGCATCGCGGAGGAACTGGTGAAGCACGGCGATTTCTCCTTCCAGAGTGGCTATACCCTCGCCCTGGAATTGCTGGAAGAGGGGGTAGACGGCATCGCCTGTGCCTACGATGCCATGGCCCTGGGGGCCTTACAGGCCATCATGGAAAAGGGTTTACAAGTACCCAGGGACATCCTCCTGGCCGGCTATGGCAATGAGATTAGCAACATATCCCTAAGTCCCACCATTACCACGGTGGCAGTACCCAAGCAGGTCATGGGCAAGGTGGCCTTTGAACGCTTGATCCAACAGGTGACCCAGGGGCCCTGCACCCCGGTGCGGATCACCCTGCCCACGGAAATGGTGCCAAGACAATCCACCGAGCGGGCCCAGGCCAGAAAGTGCGGGTGA